The sequence ACACACCCTATCCCCAATATATTCAACGGCACTTCCGTACAATCTTGCATTTtttttattagtattttttttgtgttttgatacttagttttagtttttaagttGTTTATGCTTGGAATGTGTGAATCTTTTCAAAGAGACTGATGCATATATTTTATTAAACAAGTCTCTTAGTGTTATGACTTATGACATTATTTAGATACAGGGCATTTGACAAGAGTTCTATAGATGTAGTTGTAAGCAATTTGCTCAAGTTCATAGTTTGGCTATAGTAAAGCGGTTGTTTGATAGTTTTTACAAGTATACAGTTCATGGTCAATGTTTATAATTTCTTATGGCTTTAAATTAGGAGTATGTAGTATCTCATGTCACACTAAGAATTATGATTTGCACCTTATACCCTTCTTTTTAATGTTTACTACtttaatagatagatagatattctCTGGTATCATTTTATTTAGTCATTTTAAAGTATTTTAAAGTAATATATCCAATTTTTGAAACATCACATTATTGAGTTATACGAAGAATGTTTATTTTTtgaataatagtggtattgtatgtctTTTTGTTATAGTTTCTCAAATATATTTGGAGAAGCCAGATAAGGAAATAGAGGAAATAGTCGATTCACCTCAGTTAGAGCGACTTAAAGAAAAATTGGAGGAGATTGGTATCTCCTGTAAATCATGTAAGCCGGGCCAGACTTATGGCTTGCTTTGCCCCATGGTATGCTCATACTTGTTTTTTTTTTTCGGGTTGTTAGTATTTCTTTTTTTAggttgtatgtatgtgtgtgtgtgtgtgtatatatatgtaagtaatTATGTATTTAACTGATTTTGTTTCTAATTAAACAATAGTGTAAAGGTGGCGACTCTGTAGAGAAGAAACTGTCTCTATTTGTTGCAGAGGATGGGTAAGTTGCCTCTTATTCGCACCTCGGTTGagactttttagggagtactcggaaactcggggagtactcggatgttgattaagtttgactttgactgattttggccaagttttgaccaattttgactgattTTTCGAGTTTTCACCGATTATCCTAGTAATCGCGTGTCTTGgtcaagtttgaccaagtttgactgagTACTCCCCGAGCTGCCAAAAACGAGTACTCGCCGAGTAATTCCGAATTTTGCAACACTGATTCGCACTATTACTTTGTCATATTTATTTTCTGTAATGGGCTGGCTTTATTTTTAAATATTGTAGTAATGCTGCTGTGTGGACTTGTTTTCGAGCAAAGTGTGGATGGAGTGGCAGTACACGGGTGGGTAACAagtcgctttttttttttttttttttttttttttaaatttttttttaccgaATCCTATTTATTTGAGCGTTTTTAATATTCGAGTGGTTTTGCAGGGTTCGGCAGATGTTAAGTCGAGTTACAATAGGATGACTAAACTCACTAGAGTGAAAAAAAGAGATAGGGAAATCACCGAGCAGGAATTGAATTTAGAGCCTTTGTGCCGTGATGtaacttttttttttctcttctctaGGCATATATATTTTTAGTTGTGTTTTGGGTTATAAATTAGAATAATATGTTTAAAATTACAATATTTCGATGTTTGAGGGCTAGTAAAAACTGAATATCCAAGGGATTATACAAAAAAGGCCAAACAGGACACCATTTTGAGAAAAAAAAAatgagacgttatatgtataatagGAAGTGGTAAATACAACTCCTATTTTACCCCTGGATAagcaattttatttttattaaatatggTATGAACCTGATTATCTGAACCCTAGTTATCAAAAGCATTATATATGTAACTAATTATAATAACTTATTATTGTGATTTTCAGTTGGAAATATGTGATTATTAGATCCAAAACATATTTTCAAATACTTCCTTAGTTTAATGGTAAATTGCAGAATGTAATGTTCCTCTTTGTTCTGGTCCTGTTTGATGTTATCTTATTTATTTGACTCAGTTGCGTGAATATTTTGCTGAAAGAATGATATCTGAAGAAACATTGCAAAGAAACTCTGTTATGCAAAGACGATTTGAAAACAAGGTACAGACAATACCCTGTTACACGTAATGTTAAATGCTTgtttatattgttattatttagAAAAGGTGGTATTTTCGACCCATTTACTTATTTATGTCTCAATTTGGGTCGCGTTTCATCTTCAGCGGGTAAAATAACCCCCTTAATAGGACATGGGTCGATAGTTGCTCAAAGTGTGTTTTTAACACATAAATCTTATCTTACATCTGAAAACAAGATTACTATCATGTTGGCAGATTGCTATTGCATTTACTTATAAACGACAAGGGGAACTTGTTAGTTGCAAGTACCGGGATCTTCAAAAGGTCTTCTGGCAGGTCCTATCTCTAATTCTCTCTCCATTTGTATGATATAAGATGTTATATTCCCATAATACCCTTTATGAGTTATAACGGTTTCTTCACTTGTAATATGCAGGAGAGTGATTGTCAAAAAATATTATACGGACTCGATGACATAGAAGGAGCTAGTGATGTCATCATTGTAATATTTATTATCATCTTGCAGCACATATAAGTCTATATCACTTCATCTATATCACTTCATCATTTTgtgattttatttttattactattaactgatttgtatatatttttttgaTAACAGGTTGAGGGTGAAATGGACAAACTTGCAATGGAAGAAGCTGGTTTTAGGAACTGTGTGAGTGTTCCCGATGGTGCTCCTGCTAAAGTTTCCTCTAAGGATGTACCGTCTCAAGAACAGGTTTAATTTTGCTTAACTTCTTAATTTGTTGggacggctctagttattgagtcgacaacaagcgtcgatttattggcgacttgactgaccctAGAGCTTaaagtaaatttcaggcaggatttaaaacccatggaaatttgattttgtctctattttattttatttgatttttatttaatttaatttaatttaattttaattttaatttaatttaattttttaattCTATTTTATTCTTAAAATAAAAATTTTCTACTTTTtgaccggaggtccactcggaagcaatctctctatccatcgaatagagagagggatgactttccctACTTTGGTAGTTTTACtctgggtagagaaatgacttgtctttattctcggataggggaaggattgtctacatcttacctcccccatacaccactcattgtggtattgggttttgttgttgttgttgttgttgttttcttaATTTGTTGGGATTTTTTTACTGGATGTTTTGTCACGGTACTGAAATTTTCCTAATTTATAACATAAAGTCATcgtaagtattaaaattatattttgAAGAGTTTATTCATTTTACACTGATGGACTTTTTCTATTTGATGCAACTACAACAACTATAATATGTACTCGTTGGACATGTGTAACACACATGTACTGTATTTTTTATGAATGCAGGACATAAAGTACCAATATTTATGGAACTGCAAGGAGTATTTAGAAAAGGTATAATTACTTTATATTTTTACTATGCATCTATCTTATATCTGTATTGAagtggcaatttcaacccatttgcttaAGAATGGGTCTGTGTCATCCAAAATAGGTGAAATGGGTCGAACCGTAAACAGGTCAAAGGTGGTGCAATTGTGCAAAGTTGCTTATAATGCCATACAGCCTTCCTATAGCTTTACCAAATAATTGAggtcgttatcattattattatcgtgtAACATAGGTTTTGCAGTCATATATATCATTCAGAATATAGGTCAATCTGGGTGTCTTTTTATATGTAAAAGGTAAAATGAGCCGATAAGATTTAACGTGTCAAATATAATGCATTTGATCTTTTGAAGTGCTTTTTAAACGAATGTGGATATTATATACAAAAGTGGCTGCCGGTCAACACAAACCAAACCTTTTTATATTACCACATTTAAATAATAGTAATGAGATAAAGATTCCATAGTTTTTAGGTCAGCATAGTTCTTCGTATCTTGCAGGCCTCTCGTATAATACTTGCCACTGATGGTGATGAGCCTGGTCAAGCCCTAGCTGAAGAGCTCGCACGCCGACTTGGAAGAGAAAGGTCAATTTTATTGACTGGTTGACCTTGACCTACTTGCTATTGTTGGTTATGCTCCTAATTTTACAAAAACCATTCAATTTTTTTGTATAATAGGTGTTGGCGAGTCACCTGGCCAAGTAAAAACAAAGATGAGCATTTTAAAGATGCTAATGAGGTTCTCATGTTCATGGGGCCCGCTGTATTAAGGGAAGTTATTGAGTCTGCAGAATTGTACCCTATTAAAGGTTTATTCAACTTCAAAGATTACTTCGGTGAAATCGATGCATATTACCATCAAGTCCTTGGCCCAGATATTGGAGTCTCAACTGGATGGAGGACTATAGATGATTTATATAATGTATGTTCTTTAATAAACCTAAAATAAAAACTTACTATGGTTGTGTGTACTTCAGATTgatgtttttattatttattactgTATTAATAGTATCTTATATCTTATTattgttttaattttaatttgatgTTTTAATCCAGGTTGTGCCGGGAGAGTTGACTGTAGTTACCGGAGTCCCCAATTCGGGAAAGAGTGAGTGGATTGATGCATTGCTATGCAATCTTAACGCAAGTGTTGGTTGGAAATTTGCACTTTGTTCTATGGAGAACAAGGTACGCTTGTTTTGTAAATTAAGATTTACCATTGACTTGTAGTTAATAATAATCATTTGCATACAGTAATTAATCTTGTTGACTCCTTGACCTCTTTCATTAAACAAGTTATTGATCCAACGGCGCATGAATGTGATGTGTCAATTATTATAGGTTAGAGAACATGCAAGGAAACTACTTGAGAAACGCTTGAAAAAGCCGTTCTTCGATGTGAGGTTAGCTCACTTATATGAACAGAAGAGACATGATATTTGTATTTTCTAGTTTCTCCATTGTTGTATGTTTTTTGTTTCTTTTTTCTGTAAAAAAAATTGTTTGTTTGATGTGATGATGCAACCCAGGTATGGACAACATGTTGAAAGAATGAGTGTGGAGGATCTAGAAGAAGGAAAGAAATGGTTGAACGATACTTTTCATCTCATACGGTGAGTTCCTACATGCACCATTGCATGTTTCATTTGTTGATGACTAAAATGgcaaggatatatatatatttttatgctaAAAAGCTAATGGAATAGGTGCGAGAATGATTGCCTACCAAGTATTAATTGGGTACTTGGGCTTGCTAAAGCAGCTGTTCTTAGACATGGGGTTAATGGGCTTGTTATTGATCCGTACAACGAGCTTGATCACCAGAGACCTTCAAACCAGTGAGTATATATTTCATGCAAATTAATTATTTCTGAATTTTCTTTTCTGATGTGTGGATATGCTTTTTAACTATTTTTAGTCCGGTTTTATAAGGAATTGGATTTGGAAAAGATAATTTTCAGACTGATTCATGATATTTAAGTGAATGGTGTTTTTAGGACTAAAATTTAGTAAAACGGAGGGTTAGATACATAACTATAAAATTACAAATAGAGACAAAAAAACTCAAATTGCACAATAATAGAACTTGATTTCATATTTGATACCATTGTTAACAAAACTGAACATTCTTATCTTACCTTTTCTGTAACGGAATTAAACATGCGGTCCTATAACTGTAAGAAATTGAACATGCGGTCCTATCATTGTAACAAATTGTGTTGGACCATTCTTGACATAAAGTAATAGTTAGAGGTttattttgtgaaattatatcTCAAATGGATTTGAGGAGGTGGAACATGTGAACGGATAACAAGTGGGCTAGCCGTCATTGTTTTCAATTTTGCTTCTTCCTTGACTTTTCTACTTTATTCTAGACTTGACTATCCTAGATGATTCTAGACTTGGTTATCCTAGATTATTCTAGACTAGACTTGATTAACTTAATGGATAAGGTTAATCAACTATAAATAGGGATGTAATaaggagattgtaataagagtttttctataattggagaaggatttccaataagtttttgttcttaaattttactattctgtcttataatctggtaccaaatttcttcaattggtatcagagctgagttacaAAAGGGATCGTGTTGTTGATCAAAAGGACTAGATCAATCACTAGATTCTAAGACAGAAAAATACGAGCGTCGATCGAAGACCAGATTCATGGGGGATATTGTCAATACCTCGGATGCAATCAAGGATACCAGCCATCTTACGTTCCAGTGCCCTATCCTAACTGCGACCAATTATCCCATTTGGTCTCTTAGGATCAAAGCGATTTTTAAGGCACATGGAATCTGGGAATCAATTGAACCTGGAACTGATGTCGATCAGAAAAAGGATAATGCTGCAATCGCTTATCTGTATCAGTCTTTACCTGAAGACTTGATTCTTCAAGTTGCAAGTTGCTCCCATGCGAAGGAAATCTGGGATGCAATCAAGACCCGTCACCTTGGAGTTGAACGAGTAATGGAGGCTAGGCTTCAAACTCTTAAAGCTGAATTTGAAGCAGCAAGGATGAAAGATAACGAAAAAATTGATGATTTTGCAGCAAAACTTTCTGGAATTGCCTCAAAATCAGCTGCACTTGGAACCGTCATTGAGGAAACCACGTTGGTGTGAAAAATATTAACTGCCATACCAGAAAAATTCTTAAATATGGCAGCCACTATCGAACAACTGGTTGATCTCAAAACGGTGAAATTCCAGGAAGTTGTGGGTAGGCTAAAAGCTTACGAAGAACGAACCAGTCTAAAGACTACAAATAACAGCCATGACCAACTTCTGTTGTCCTATGAAGGATGGGACtcaagaaagaaaagggaaaacaaCTTTGGTCGAGGTCGAGGGAATGGCCAAGACACCCGGGGTAGGGGCCGAGGTCGTGGACAGTTTGGTGGTCGAGGAAGGGGTTCAGGCCGCGGACAAAACTTTTTTGCTGGTAGACAAATAACTGAAAACTTAACTAAAGATCGATCAAAGCTGCAGTGTTTTCGATGTGATGCATTTGGACACTTCTCATCCGATTGTCCAACACGAAAGAAAAGAGAACAAGCAAATTTGACTCAAGCTAGATCAACCGAACTACCAGTGGCTAATGATGACAGACCTGCACTATTGATGTCCGTAGCCAATCAAAGAAGCGAGAAGGAAGTAATTCATCTAAGTGAAAAGAAGGTTTTTCCAGCAAAGTATGAGTCACATGATGGTGGAGAAAACATGTGGTACTTAGATACTGGAGCAACAAACCACATGACAGGAAACAACGGACTGTTTTCAAAACTTGATACGGATATTGGTGGTACAGTGAGATTTGGGGATAACTCGTGTGTGGATATAGAAGGAAGAGGATCTATTCTTTTAACATGTAAGAATGGTGAACAACGTTTGTTGACCGACATACTTTATATCCCATACTTAAAGACTAACATATTTAGTCTTGGGCAAGCTGAAGAAGGGGGTTGTGTAATCTTGATCAAACATGGTTTCTTATATATGTTTGAGGTAGATGGATCGCTGCTAATGAAGGTTCAAAGGTCCCCTAATCGGCTGTATAAAATTAATCTCGAGGTTGGGACACCAATCTGTTTACATGCCAAGATTGATGATCCAGCATGGTTGTGGCATGCCCGTCTCGGTCATGTGAACTTTGATACAATAAAGCGGTTAGGGACCAACAATCTAGTGGATGGAGTGCCGATAATTGATCACCCTACACAGATGTGTGAAGCATGTTTAGCAGGGAAACATTCACGACAAAGTTTTCCTGTCCAGACGACTTTTAGAGCCCAAAATCCACTGGAACAGGTTTATGCAGACCTGTGCGGACCCATATCCCCTGCCACCCAAGCGGGAAACAAGTACGTTATGCTGATTGTTGATGATCACAGCAGGTTTATGTGGTCTTTCATGTTAAAAACCAAAGGAGAGGCATTTGAGCAATTCAAGAAATTCAAGGCGATTGCTGAAAATCAATATGGAAGGAAAATAAAGGTCCTTAGAACTGATCGGGGAGGAGAATTTACATCCAACGAGTTCAATCAGTATTGTGATTATGCTGGAATCACAAGACAGTTGACTGCACCTTACACGCCACAGCAGAATGGTATCGTTGAAAGGCGAAATCGAACAGTGATGAGCACAACAAGGAGTATTCTTAAAGCAATGGATATGCCACAAAGTTTCTGGGCTGAAGCAGTACGTCACCCGGTTTATATTCTAAACAGGTTGCCCACGAAGATTCTGAAAAATCAAACACCATATGAGGCTTTAAAAGGAAGAAGACCAAATCTTGATCATTTACGGGTGTTTGGATGTGTTGGATATGTGAAAGTACCTTCAGATCAAGTAAAAAAACTTGATGACAGAAGTATTCCTATGGTTTATTTAGGAACTGAACCAGGAACTAAGGCACATCGTATGTATGATCCCGAGAAGATGAAAATAGTAATCAGTCGAGATGTGGAATTTGATGAAGCACGCAAATGGGATTGGCATTCCGGGGTAGAATACAATCAAGAACCTAATCACAAAGGAGAATTCGTGATACATATAAACCCCGGTGAAGTTGTCTCGGCTGATCAAAATTCCGAAAATGGGCCTACTGAACCAGGCAGCCCAAGTAGCTCATATAGCCCACAAAGCAGCAACTCCTCAAGTCAAGGAAGATCGACCAATGAGGAAAGCATAACCTATTCTGATGTTAGCAGTCCTGAAACAACAGTAAAACAACGAGGACCTATGCTGTCTCGTCTCCCGACAGATACAGTCAATGAGTCAGATCCATCTATGGCAGAAGAGGAGAcatatgatgatacaccacctcgaGGTTGGAAAAATCAAAGTGATGTATATGATCTTCTTCTTACTGAAGGAGAACCAACAAATTTCAGGGAAGCTACAAGATATAAAGAATGGCAGCAAGCTATGGAAGGTGAAATAGCTTCCATTGAAAGGAATAATACTTGGGAGTTAATGGATCTACCCCAAGGACACCGACCTATTGGACTAAAATGGGTATACAAAATTAAAAGGGATGCAAAAGGAAATGTCACACGACATAAAGCACGGCTAGTTGCCAAAGGCTACATCCAGACACATGGAGTAGACTTTGACGAGGTATTCGCACCCGTAGCTAGACTTGAGACTGTTAGACTTATTCTAGCTTTGGCAGCCCAAAGAGGGTGGGATGTTCATCACCTAGATGTTAAAACATCATTTCTACACGGTGACCTCAAGGAAGAAGTCTTCGTATCTCAACCGGAAGGTTTTGTGATAAAGGGGAAGGAACAAAAGGTGTACAGACTGTCAAAGGCTCTCTATGGCCTGAAGCAAGCCCCACGTGCTTGGAATACAAAATTAGACGGAGTTCTAAAGGAATATGGATTTCGAAGGTGTAAGCTTGAACAAGCTGTATACACAAAAAGAACACAAGAAGGATCACTTTTGGTAGGAATTTATGTTGATGATTTGATTGTAACGGGTAATAACCTGGAGAAAATCAAACAATTCAAAAGGCAAATGGAAGATAAATTCGAGACGAGTGATTTGGGCTTACTTTCATATTATCTCGGACTCGAAGTAATACAAGACATAGATGGAATAAAAATTCATCAATCAAGATATGCTAAAAGAATCCTAGAGGAATCAGGAATGTGGGAGTGCAATTTCACCAAATATCCAATGGGACCAGGTCTGAAGTTGATGAAAGATGATGGCAGCAAATGTGTTGATGCAACTGAATACCGGAAAACAATTGGATGCCTTCGGTATTTAACTCATACACGGCCGGATCTTGCATACTCGGTGggatatgcaagtaggtatatgcaAACTCCTAAAATTACTCATCTTCAAG comes from Rutidosis leptorrhynchoides isolate AG116_Rl617_1_P2 chromosome 4, CSIRO_AGI_Rlap_v1, whole genome shotgun sequence and encodes:
- the LOC139843851 gene encoding twinkle homolog protein, chloroplastic/mitochondrial — translated: MLGRHRIPLHKTIINMGSNHFLHFKPTYTPSLFNKPATKIIFLSLPSSSLVPKLHPLPLKPYHLSFSTHASIPRPVSQIYLEKPDKEIEEIVDSPQLERLKEKLEEIGISCKSCKPGQTYGLLCPMCKGGDSVEKKLSLFVAEDGNAAVWTCFRAKCGWSGSTRGSADVKSSYNRMTKLTRVKKRDREITEQELNLEPLCRDLREYFAERMISEETLQRNSVMQRRFENKIAIAFTYKRQGELVSCKYRDLQKVFWQESDCQKILYGLDDIEGASDVIIVEGEMDKLAMEEAGFRNCVSVPDGAPAKVSSKDVPSQEQDIKYQYLWNCKEYLEKASRIILATDGDEPGQALAEELARRLGRERCWRVTWPSKNKDEHFKDANEVLMFMGPAVLREVIESAELYPIKGLFNFKDYFGEIDAYYHQVLGPDIGVSTGWRTIDDLYNVVPGELTVVTGVPNSGKSEWIDALLCNLNASVGWKFALCSMENKVREHARKLLEKRLKKPFFDVRYGQHVERMSVEDLEEGKKWLNDTFHLIRCENDCLPSINWVLGLAKAAVLRHGVNGLVIDPYNELDHQRPSNQTETEYVSRMLTSIKRFAQHHACHVWFVAHPRQLQQWTGNPPNMYDISGSAHFINKCDNGIVVHRNRDPEAGAMDLVQICVRKVRNKVSGTIGDAYLQYNRVTGEYSDLK